In the Campylobacter sp. RM6914 genome, one interval contains:
- the secA gene encoding preprotein translocase subunit SecA produces the protein MVSAVFRKIFGTKNDREIKQYAKRVKFINALEDKYQAMSDDELKAAFEALRVQVKEQKVSLDDILNDVFAIVREASKRTLGMRHFDVQLIGGMVLHEGRIAEMKTGEGKTLVATLPVVLNAMSGKGVHVVTVNDYLAKRDATQMGELYKFLGFSVDVILSGVYDDSVRQAVYNADITYGTNSEFGFDYLRDNMKFDAKDKVQREHNFVIVDEVDSILIDEARTPLIISGPTNRTLDGYIKANEVAQKLTRGEAADPNIPNSKPSGDFVVDEKNRTIMITEEGINKAEKLFGVENLYNLENAILSHHLDQALKAHNLFEKDVHYVVRDNEIVIVDEFTGRLSEGRRFSEGLHQALEAKEKVKIQEESQTLADTTYQNYFRMYDKLAGMTGTAQTEATEFSQIYKLDVISIPTNVAVKRIDGNDLIYKTQEEKFKAVVEEIKKAHDKGQPVLVGTASIERSEKLHEMLVKAKIPHSVLNAKNHEKEAQIIAEAGAKGAVTIATNMAGRGVDIRINDEVRSLGGLYIIGTERHESRRIDNQLRGRAGRQGDPGQSRFYLSLEDNLLRIFGSDRIKAIMDRLGIEEGESIESRMVTRAVENAQKKVESLHFEARKHLLEYDDVANEQRKTIYNYRNELLDKEFDMSEKILQNRQEYVASMLENAEIFHGGLKDDYDIANLCKIIANDCGELIDESDLTGLEYDEILQKATQILTDRYEERMSVLQSEQKHDIEKVLYLQVLDNAWREHLYQMDILKTGIGLRGYNQKDPLTEYKKESYNLFMELVVRLKTESIKMLQSLRLRNRDEEEEQAAAMRERMQQEQDRSLNFNQDQAQTSTKKIPRNSLCPCGSGKKYKECCGKSGPKKGIFA, from the coding sequence ATGGTTTCAGCGGTATTTAGAAAAATTTTTGGAACAAAAAATGACCGAGAGATAAAACAATACGCAAAAAGAGTAAAATTTATAAATGCACTTGAAGACAAATATCAGGCAATGAGCGACGACGAGCTTAAGGCTGCTTTTGAAGCTTTAAGAGTGCAAGTCAAGGAGCAAAAAGTAAGTCTTGACGATATTTTAAACGATGTCTTTGCCATCGTTAGAGAGGCTAGCAAGAGAACGCTTGGTATGCGTCATTTTGATGTTCAGCTTATCGGCGGTATGGTGCTTCATGAGGGCAGGATCGCCGAGATGAAAACAGGTGAAGGTAAAACATTGGTTGCTACTCTTCCTGTTGTTTTAAACGCGATGAGCGGTAAAGGCGTGCATGTAGTTACAGTCAATGACTATTTGGCAAAACGTGACGCAACTCAGATGGGCGAGCTTTATAAATTTTTAGGCTTTAGCGTAGACGTTATACTAAGTGGAGTTTATGATGATAGTGTAAGACAGGCTGTATATAATGCCGATATAACTTACGGAACAAACTCTGAATTTGGCTTTGACTATCTTAGGGACAATATGAAATTTGACGCAAAAGATAAAGTTCAAAGAGAGCACAACTTTGTTATAGTGGACGAAGTGGATAGTATCTTGATAGATGAGGCAAGAACCCCGCTTATCATCTCAGGACCTACTAATCGCACTCTTGACGGCTACATAAAGGCAAATGAAGTAGCTCAAAAGTTAACTCGCGGGGAAGCTGCAGACCCTAATATCCCAAATTCAAAGCCTAGCGGCGACTTTGTCGTAGATGAGAAAAACCGCACGATAATGATAACCGAAGAGGGTATAAATAAAGCAGAAAAGTTATTTGGTGTTGAGAATTTATACAACCTAGAAAACGCTATCCTTAGCCATCATTTGGATCAGGCATTAAAGGCACACAACCTTTTTGAGAAAGATGTTCATTATGTAGTGCGAGATAACGAGATAGTTATCGTTGATGAATTTACGGGCAGACTAAGTGAAGGTAGGCGTTTTAGCGAAGGGCTTCATCAAGCTCTTGAAGCCAAAGAGAAGGTAAAAATTCAAGAAGAGAGTCAAACTCTAGCCGATACAACCTATCAAAACTACTTTAGGATGTATGACAAACTAGCAGGCATGACGGGAACTGCGCAAACAGAAGCTACGGAGTTTTCTCAAATTTATAAGCTAGATGTTATTAGTATACCTACAAATGTTGCGGTTAAAAGAATTGACGGCAACGACCTGATCTATAAAACTCAAGAAGAAAAATTTAAGGCAGTTGTTGAAGAGATAAAAAAGGCTCACGACAAAGGTCAGCCGGTGCTTGTCGGTACCGCAAGTATCGAGCGTAGCGAAAAGCTACACGAGATGCTTGTAAAGGCTAAAATTCCTCACTCTGTGTTAAATGCTAAAAATCACGAAAAAGAGGCGCAGATAATCGCTGAAGCCGGCGCAAAAGGTGCAGTAACTATAGCTACAAATATGGCTGGTCGTGGTGTTGATATAAGAATAAATGATGAGGTTAGAAGTCTTGGTGGACTTTATATAATCGGCACTGAAAGACATGAAAGCCGCAGGATAGACAACCAATTGCGTGGGCGTGCAGGACGTCAAGGTGACCCTGGTCAGAGTAGGTTTTACTTAAGCCTTGAAGATAACTTGCTTAGAATTTTTGGCTCTGATAGGATAAAGGCGATAATGGATCGTCTTGGTATAGAAGAGGGCGAAAGCATAGAGAGTCGAATGGTAACAAGAGCCGTAGAAAACGCACAAAAAAAGGTTGAAAGTCTACACTTTGAAGCTAGAAAGCATCTTCTTGAATATGACGATGTGGCAAATGAGCAAAGAAAGACGATATATAACTACCGTAATGAGCTACTTGATAAAGAATTTGACATGAGCGAGAAGATACTGCAAAACAGACAAGAGTATGTTGCAAGCATGCTTGAAAATGCGGAAATCTTCCATGGTGGTCTTAAAGATGATTACGATATCGCAAATTTATGCAAGATCATAGCAAACGACTGTGGTGAGCTGATAGATGAAAGCGACCTTACTGGACTTGAATATGATGAAATTTTGCAAAAAGCAACTCAAATTTTAACCGATAGATACGAAGAGCGCATGAGTGTGCTTCAAAGCGAGCAAAAGCATGATATAGAAAAGGTTCTTTACTTGCAAGTGCTTGATAACGCGTGGAGAGAGCATTTGTATCAAATGGATATATTAAAAACAGGTATCGGGCTTCGCGGATATAACCAAAAAGACCCTCTAACTGAGTATAAAAAAGAGAGTTACAATCTTTTCATGGAGCTTGTTGTTCGTTTAAAGACCGAAAGTATAAAAATGCTTCAGAGCTTGCGCCTAAGAAATCGTGACGAAGAAGAAGAGCAGGCTGCAGCCATGCGTGAACGTATGCAGCAAGAGCAAGATAGAAGCTTAAATTTCAACCAAGATCAAGCTCAAACATCTACTAAAAAAATACCTCGCAACTCACTGTGCCCTTGCGGAAGCGGTAAAAAATACAAAGAGTGTTGCGGCAAAAGCGGTCCTAAAAAGGGCATTTTCGCTTAA
- the lolA gene encoding LolA-like outer membrane lipoprotein chaperone encodes MRKILIVFLLALPGFCAGLNFKSLQSDFTQTVNSQNQSISYSGKFYARNDNVALWIYESPTPKKIYFDKQRVVIVEDELEQAIISRLDETPNLTQILTHAMQIQPTLYKAIYDGVEYFITVKNDLPTMIDYKDRLDNKIKITLKNQVANKQISEEILTPVIPQGYDIINQ; translated from the coding sequence ATGAGAAAAATTCTAATTGTTTTTTTGCTAGCATTACCTGGTTTTTGTGCGGGGTTAAATTTCAAAAGTTTACAAAGCGACTTTACGCAAACGGTAAACAGTCAAAACCAAAGCATATCTTATAGCGGTAAATTTTATGCGAGGAATGATAATGTCGCGCTTTGGATATATGAGTCACCCACACCAAAAAAGATATATTTTGACAAGCAACGAGTTGTTATCGTAGAGGACGAGTTAGAACAAGCCATCATTTCAAGACTTGACGAAACTCCGAATTTAACTCAAATTTTAACCCATGCAATGCAAATCCAACCAACACTTTATAAGGCCATTTATGACGGTGTGGAGTATTTTATCACCGTTAAAAACGATCTTCCAACGATGATTGACTATAAAGACAGGCTTGATAATAAAATAAAAATCACATTAAAAAATCAAGTCGCAAACAAACAAATTTCAGAGGAAATTTTAACACCGGTTATACCGCAAGGATACGATATAATCAACCAATAA
- a CDS encoding ATP-dependent DNA helicase: MLEQILKLLENSNIFLTGGGGVGKSYLTQAVIKHYRSNLKNVVILGSTGISAVGIGGVSVHSFFKFGICKNYEELRLLDRRQRSKLNSLRAMLDSCDLLVIDEISMISSDLMEMIRYRLQASKFNGRLLFVGDFYQLPPVQKEQGKNALFSFTYAFSSHAWSEFKLKNIELLISKRTQDLQFYKILSHLRVGELNDEVIDYINLLRSDKFEINDDMSVLYGTNREADVLNERCLKELQTPLEVCTADIKIFDEKLHEKTLESWINALNSPLNLNMKIGAKIIFTANKWGEYYNGEQGKIVQILKENGEYSGVIVQKNDGEIIEVVKNSFELSEFVSEDGEIAQKSMASFLQFPFKLAYALTIHKSQGMSINFLMCNLNQIFANGQLYVALSRAKNPKNLKLFYDRGVDFRQYLRKVVKIDNEVKKFYSENIFENIKEIEI; the protein is encoded by the coding sequence ATGTTAGAGCAAATTTTAAAACTGCTTGAAAACTCAAATATCTTTTTAACAGGAGGCGGAGGGGTTGGCAAGAGCTACCTTACACAAGCTGTTATCAAGCACTACCGAAGCAACCTTAAAAATGTCGTCATACTAGGCTCAACGGGCATAAGCGCCGTCGGGATCGGTGGTGTGAGTGTGCATAGTTTTTTTAAATTTGGAATTTGTAAAAACTATGAAGAGTTAAGGCTTCTTGATAGGCGTCAAAGGAGTAAATTAAACTCATTAAGAGCCATGCTTGATAGTTGTGATTTGCTTGTGATCGATGAAATTTCAATGATAAGCTCTGATCTTATGGAGATGATAAGGTATCGCTTGCAAGCTTCTAAATTTAACGGGAGGTTGCTTTTTGTTGGTGACTTTTACCAACTTCCACCTGTGCAAAAAGAGCAAGGCAAAAATGCCCTTTTTAGCTTTACATACGCTTTTAGTTCGCATGCATGGAGTGAATTTAAACTAAAAAACATCGAGCTTCTCATTTCAAAACGTACACAGGATTTACAATTTTACAAAATTTTATCTCATCTTAGAGTTGGCGAGCTAAATGATGAAGTTATAGACTATATAAATTTGCTTAGAAGCGATAAATTTGAGATAAATGACGATATGAGTGTGCTTTACGGCACTAACCGCGAAGCTGATGTCTTAAATGAAAGATGCTTAAAAGAGCTACAAACTCCGCTTGAAGTTTGCACGGCGGATATTAAAATTTTTGATGAAAAGCTACATGAAAAAACTCTTGAAAGTTGGATAAACGCACTAAATTCTCCATTAAATTTAAACATGAAAATCGGAGCAAAGATAATATTTACCGCAAATAAATGGGGCGAGTATTATAACGGAGAACAGGGCAAAATCGTTCAGATTTTAAAAGAAAACGGCGAATACTCCGGTGTTATCGTCCAAAAAAACGACGGCGAGATAATAGAAGTAGTCAAAAATTCCTTTGAGCTTAGTGAATTTGTTTCAGAAGACGGCGAGATAGCACAAAAAAGCATGGCTAGTTTTTTACAGTTTCCATTTAAGCTAGCTTATGCGCTAACGATACACAAATCACAAGGCATGAGCATAAATTTTTTAATGTGCAACCTTAATCAAATTTTTGCTAACGGTCAGCTTTATGTTGCGCTTTCTCGTGCTAAAAATCCAAAAAATTTAAAGCTTTTTTATGATAGAGGGGTTGATTTTAGGCAGTATTTAAGAAAAGTCGTTAAAATTGACAATGAAGTTAAAAAATTTTATAGTGAAAATATTTTTGAGAACATTAAGGAGATAGAGATATGA
- a CDS encoding bifunctional C40 family peptidase/M15 family metallopeptidase, which yields MKNKILSVFFLLFLLGCSQKVPQVSLDQTFKGRITLLDFELPQDANFLPQSMLSASFSGDDLLKNRFSVYDINVKNVKQDEAFWAFNTYKFSEKKSYFGSNFRPVKKAWFDKQRQNANFNEFGKLSAHAITTANTALRNFPSSDPLFYNPQLPGEGYPFDYAQSSTLSIAHPLFVSHFSLDKAWVFVKDDTVWGWIKSEDIKILTKQESSKYKKQNFLAVKIDNTPVYDLEGGFLFYARVGVLLGFNAEDKENFYGEVITRAGVRKYKISKHASGKFPLAFDDENIRILSQSLLNQPYGWGGVNNLRDCSLFLKDLMSSFGFWLPRNSGAQAKMGKKIELQNLNAKEKIKLIKEQGVPYMTLFHLPGHIMLYVGTSNEGVLALHDAWGVRTKDNGRALMGGVVLTTLEIGKGRGDIDDKNLLLSKVISMNILQTPSGKKSEILPLNSKIDMKEKISKLQDAYGVRIEDNLVYFSDESHIVFNDFIKKDSECSVGADVQDMNALPYAALMPLNASLNDSGRCRNYELLGKIYGDNKEAVRENLTDVVWLKDFLGLKLKFNSKNGAAKALNAVSQELNELIKQDPSLLEFLKDPAGTFNWRVIAGTNRPSAHSYGIAIDVNVKQSHYWRWHKVYKNQIPEAIVHTFEKHKFIWGGRWEHFDTMHFEYRPEMF from the coding sequence TTGAAAAATAAAATTTTATCGGTTTTTTTTCTTTTGTTTTTACTTGGTTGTTCTCAAAAAGTGCCTCAAGTTAGTTTAGACCAAACTTTTAAAGGTCGTATCACGCTTTTGGATTTTGAATTACCTCAAGATGCAAATTTTCTTCCACAGAGCATGCTTAGCGCTAGTTTTAGTGGTGACGATCTTTTGAAAAATCGCTTTAGTGTCTATGATATAAATGTTAAAAATGTAAAACAGGATGAGGCGTTTTGGGCATTTAACACATATAAATTTTCAGAGAAAAAAAGCTATTTTGGATCAAATTTTAGACCGGTAAAAAAGGCTTGGTTTGACAAGCAAAGACAAAATGCAAATTTTAATGAATTTGGCAAATTATCAGCACATGCCATAACTACCGCAAATACTGCTCTAAGAAATTTCCCAAGCAGCGACCCTCTTTTTTACAACCCACAACTTCCGGGAGAAGGTTATCCTTTTGACTATGCTCAGTCTTCTACTTTAAGCATAGCTCATCCACTTTTTGTATCGCATTTTTCACTTGATAAAGCTTGGGTATTCGTTAAGGATGATACGGTTTGGGGCTGGATAAAGTCAGAAGATATAAAAATTTTAACCAAACAAGAAAGCAGTAAGTATAAAAAGCAAAATTTCTTAGCTGTAAAGATAGATAATACGCCTGTTTATGACCTAGAGGGCGGGTTTTTATTTTATGCAAGAGTAGGGGTGCTGCTTGGTTTTAACGCCGAGGATAAAGAGAATTTTTATGGAGAAGTGATAACAAGAGCAGGGGTTAGAAAATATAAAATTTCAAAGCATGCTTCTGGTAAATTTCCCCTTGCTTTTGATGATGAAAATATAAGAATTTTATCCCAGTCTCTACTAAATCAGCCTTATGGCTGGGGTGGGGTAAATAACCTTCGCGACTGCTCATTATTTTTAAAAGATCTCATGAGTAGCTTTGGCTTTTGGCTTCCTAGAAATTCTGGCGCGCAGGCTAAAATGGGAAAAAAGATAGAGCTGCAAAATTTAAATGCCAAAGAAAAGATCAAGCTCATAAAAGAGCAGGGCGTGCCTTATATGACACTTTTTCATCTTCCAGGTCACATTATGCTTTATGTGGGAACTAGCAACGAAGGAGTGCTTGCTTTGCATGATGCGTGGGGTGTTAGGACAAAAGATAACGGACGTGCTCTTATGGGCGGCGTGGTGCTAACAACGCTTGAGATAGGCAAAGGTAGAGGTGATATAGATGATAAGAATTTGCTACTTTCAAAGGTGATTTCTATGAATATCTTGCAAACCCCAAGTGGCAAAAAATCTGAAATTTTGCCTTTAAATTCCAAAATAGATATGAAAGAAAAGATATCAAAACTACAAGATGCTTATGGGGTTAGGATCGAGGATAATTTAGTTTATTTTAGCGATGAAAGTCATATAGTGTTTAATGATTTTATAAAAAAAGACTCCGAGTGTAGTGTTGGCGCTGATGTGCAAGATATGAACGCTTTGCCGTATGCCGCTCTTATGCCCTTAAATGCGTCCTTAAACGATAGTGGACGATGTAGGAACTACGAGCTTTTGGGTAAAATTTACGGAGATAACAAAGAGGCTGTAAGAGAAAATTTAACAGACGTTGTGTGGCTTAAGGATTTTTTAGGTTTAAAGCTAAAATTTAACTCAAAAAACGGTGCAGCTAAGGCTTTAAATGCTGTTAGTCAGGAGCTAAACGAGCTTATTAAACAAGACCCGTCTTTGCTTGAGTTTCTAAAAGATCCCGCTGGGACTTTTAATTGGCGTGTTATAGCCGGCACAAATAGACCGAGTGCACATAGTTACGGTATCGCAATAGATGTAAATGTTAAACAAAGCCACTACTGGCGCTGGCATAAAGTGTATAAAAATCAAATTCCAGAAGCTATAGTTCATACCTTTGAGAAGCATAAATTTATCTGGGGCGGTAGATGGGAACATTTTGATACTATGCACTTTGAGTATCGTCCGGAGATGTTTTGA
- a CDS encoding DUF523 domain-containing protein: MEKILISACLLGQNCKYDGTNNSSDALNLKLAKLAQKYELIKICPEELGGLKTPREAAEILNDRVVTKFSGLDVTDGFIFGARVCLDLARLNECKIAVLKARSPSCGSDEIYDGNFTKTLIKGDGVCAKELKSGGIKIYSEENFDQLLDD, encoded by the coding sequence GTGGAAAAAATCCTAATCAGCGCTTGCCTGCTTGGGCAAAATTGCAAATACGACGGCACAAATAATAGTAGTGATGCTTTAAATTTAAAATTAGCAAAACTTGCACAAAAATACGAGCTTATAAAAATTTGTCCCGAAGAGCTTGGAGGACTTAAAACTCCGCGTGAGGCGGCTGAAATTTTAAACGATAGAGTTGTGACTAAATTTTCTGGCTTAGATGTTACGGATGGGTTTATTTTTGGTGCTAGAGTTTGTTTAGACTTGGCTAGGTTAAACGAATGTAAGATCGCCGTATTAAAAGCAAGAAGCCCAAGTTGTGGGAGTGATGAAATTTATGATGGAAATTTTACAAAAACCTTGATAAAAGGCGATGGCGTATGCGCAAAAGAGCTTAAAAGTGGCGGTATCAAAATATATAGCGAAGAAAATTTTGATCAGCTTTTAGATGATTAG
- a CDS encoding D-amino acid aminotransferase has product MAGSNMEIVFLNGEFCKASEAKVSAFDRGFVFGDGIYEVVPVINSRLVDREDFWLRFERSLKEIELKLPYNKEKFEEILYEIITKNNLKEGGVYMQITRGAAPRDFYFIENLTPSVFVFCYEAEILSNPLATTGIEVASVDDIRWKRRDIKSISLLAQCYAKNEAHKKGAHEGFMVEDGFVTEGCSSSAFIIKDGVLITKPLSNEILPGIRRKRLLRLADQAGLKVEQRKFSMSEVYEADEVFISAATLILLPVIKADGRAINGGKIGKFSMALRELYVQEFLKEALK; this is encoded by the coding sequence ATGGCGGGAAGTAACATGGAAATAGTTTTTTTAAATGGAGAATTTTGCAAAGCATCGGAAGCTAAAGTAAGTGCTTTTGACAGAGGTTTTGTCTTTGGAGACGGGATTTACGAGGTAGTTCCTGTTATAAATTCTCGTCTTGTTGATAGAGAGGATTTCTGGCTTAGGTTCGAACGAAGCCTTAAAGAGATAGAGCTAAAACTTCCTTATAATAAGGAAAAATTTGAAGAAATTTTATATGAAATAATAACAAAAAACAACCTAAAAGAGGGCGGTGTATATATGCAGATTACGCGTGGCGCCGCTCCTAGGGATTTTTATTTTATCGAGAATTTAACTCCAAGTGTGTTTGTTTTTTGCTATGAAGCAGAAATTTTAAGTAATCCGCTAGCAACAACAGGCATAGAAGTAGCAAGTGTAGATGACATACGTTGGAAACGACGCGACATCAAGTCTATATCGCTTTTGGCTCAGTGCTATGCGAAAAATGAAGCCCATAAAAAGGGCGCACATGAGGGATTTATGGTTGAAGATGGCTTCGTGACAGAGGGTTGTAGTTCAAGTGCATTTATCATAAAAGATGGTGTTTTAATAACAAAACCACTTTCAAATGAAATTTTGCCAGGAATTCGCCGTAAGCGTCTTTTGAGATTAGCCGATCAGGCAGGATTAAAAGTTGAGCAGAGAAAATTTAGCATGAGTGAAGTTTATGAGGCGGACGAGGTGTTTATATCGGCTGCTACGCTTATATTACTTCCTGTGATAAAGGCTGACGGAAGAGCTATAAACGGCGGAAAGATAGGTAAATTTTCAATGGCTTTAAGAGAACTTTATGTGCAGGAATTTTTAAAAGAGGCGCTTAAATAA